From Ignavibacteria bacterium, one genomic window encodes:
- a CDS encoding ABC transporter permease yields MLNRILALAKKEVRQLRRDTRMLLIIFLFPILLLVIFGYAINFDVHHIKIAIYDRDKSEDTRAFINALTSSSYFDLVGTITNDSQIKKYLDGQTAQAVIVFPENMSRTMYSKGDARVQILVDGVNGNTATLIMNYLNLATMSYSQNFSKETLALSGRGTYVPLDVEPVFWFNPSLDSTHFLIPGLIAMIMIITAVISISLSIVREKELGTIEQINVSPLSSLELIIGKTLPHAFISLMVAVFILISGYLLFSMPVKGNLILLLLTTLVFIFASLSLGIFVSSIANNQQVAFQMATLMSMLPSVILSGFIFPIESMPLFVQILSNITPAKFYSIILRDILLKGVGLESFWPQVVYLLIFSGVFLGIATLRNRKMRTV; encoded by the coding sequence ATGCTTAACAGAATTCTTGCACTGGCTAAAAAGGAAGTCCGCCAGTTAAGGCGCGACACAAGGATGCTTCTTATTATATTCCTTTTTCCGATACTGCTCCTGGTAATTTTCGGATATGCGATAAATTTCGATGTACATCATATAAAGATAGCCATCTACGACCGCGACAAGTCGGAGGACACGCGTGCATTTATAAACGCGCTAACAAGTTCCAGCTACTTTGACCTTGTGGGCACAATAACCAATGACAGCCAGATTAAGAAATATCTTGACGGGCAGACGGCGCAGGCTGTAATAGTTTTCCCTGAGAACATGTCTCGCACAATGTATTCAAAGGGCGATGCCCGCGTTCAGATTCTGGTTGACGGCGTAAACGGGAACACGGCAACTCTTATCATGAATTATCTCAACCTTGCGACAATGAGCTATTCGCAGAACTTCTCGAAAGAGACGCTTGCACTCTCAGGACGCGGCACGTACGTTCCGCTGGATGTTGAGCCGGTCTTCTGGTTTAATCCGAGTCTGGACTCCACGCATTTCCTAATACCCGGGCTGATTGCAATGATAATGATTATTACGGCTGTAATATCGATTTCGCTTTCAATTGTGCGCGAAAAAGAGCTTGGGACAATAGAGCAGATCAATGTCTCTCCCCTTTCATCACTTGAGCTTATAATCGGGAAGACTCTTCCCCATGCATTTATCTCTTTGATGGTTGCGGTTTTTATACTCATTTCGGGCTACTTACTTTTCAGCATGCCTGTAAAGGGGAATTTAATTCTTCTTCTTCTGACGACGCTTGTATTTATTTTCGCCTCTTTAAGCTTGGGGATTTTCGTCTCCAGCATTGCCAACAACCAGCAGGTGGCCTTTCAGATGGCGACCTTAATGTCGATGCTCCCTTCTGTAATACTGTCCGGCTTCATTTTCCCGATTGAGAGCATGCCTTTGTTTGTACAGATTCTTTCAAACATTACGCCGGCAAAATTTTATTCAATTATTCTGCGCGATATACTCTTAAAGGGAGTGGGGCTGGAATCATTCTGGCCGCAGGTTGTATACCTCTTAATTTTCTCCGGCGTATTTTTAGGCATAGCGACCCTAAGGAACAGGAAGATGAGAACCGTATAG
- a CDS encoding ABC transporter permease, giving the protein MKTIINIIIKEFIQVRRDKRLFGIVFMAPILQLIFLGYAATMDVNTVHTAVFDQDKTVTSREFIRSFERSGYFSIDYYVHSYEEIVDLVNRGKVLDAIVIPTDFEKKVNTMQTAPLQVIFDGSDGNKTSIAFGYVQSIASSYSKNILLEAREKSGMKLSISGTLTPEVRVWYNPDLKTRNFMVPSIMGLVLMVITTILMSMAVVKEREIGTLEQLIVTPIKPYQLIIGKMVPFMIIGFLEVLLVTSIMTLWFGIPVRGSFLFLIFSSLLFVMSTLGLGLFVSTISKTQQQAMMVAQFGLMMPMIYLSGFAFPIENMPQIIQVITYAIPLRYYITILRGIILKGTGFSELWLETLVLFLIGVVILIASSLRFRKRLE; this is encoded by the coding sequence GTGAAAACAATTATAAACATTATTATTAAGGAATTCATACAGGTAAGGCGCGACAAAAGGCTTTTCGGAATTGTATTTATGGCTCCCATTCTGCAGCTCATATTTTTAGGATATGCCGCAACGATGGACGTAAACACGGTTCACACAGCAGTCTTCGACCAGGATAAAACCGTAACGAGCCGCGAGTTTATCAGGAGTTTCGAGCGCTCAGGATATTTTTCCATAGATTATTACGTTCACAGCTACGAAGAGATTGTGGACCTCGTGAACCGCGGCAAGGTGCTTGACGCCATAGTAATTCCGACTGACTTCGAGAAGAAGGTCAACACCATGCAGACCGCCCCTCTGCAGGTGATCTTTGACGGCTCCGACGGGAATAAGACCTCGATTGCCTTCGGCTACGTGCAGTCTATTGCATCGAGCTATTCAAAAAACATACTTCTTGAGGCGAGGGAGAAAAGCGGAATGAAGCTTTCCATTTCAGGCACACTCACGCCTGAGGTCAGGGTATGGTACAATCCCGATCTTAAGACAAGGAACTTCATGGTTCCGAGCATAATGGGGCTGGTGCTGATGGTAATTACAACGATACTGATGTCGATGGCGGTTGTAAAGGAGAGGGAAATCGGGACGCTGGAGCAGCTTATAGTAACCCCGATCAAGCCCTATCAGCTGATAATAGGAAAGATGGTACCTTTTATGATCATAGGGTTTCTTGAAGTATTGCTCGTAACGTCAATTATGACTCTCTGGTTCGGGATTCCGGTAAGGGGGAGCTTTTTGTTTTTGATATTCTCCTCGCTTTTATTCGTAATGTCCACGCTGGGCCTGGGGCTTTTCGTATCGACGATTTCAAAAACGCAGCAGCAGGCTATGATGGTTGCGCAGTTCGGTTTAATGATGCCGATGATCTATCTCTCAGGCTTTGCATTTCCTATTGAGAATATGCCTCAGATAATACAGGTAATTACGTATGCCATTCCCCTCAGGTATTACATTACGATATTAAGGGGGATAATATTAAAAGGGACGGGTTTTTCGGAGCTCTGGCTTGAGACGCTTGTTCTGTTCTTAATCGGTGTGGTAATTTTAATTGCAAGTTCGTTAAGGTTCAGGAAGAGATTAGAGTAA
- a CDS encoding ABC transporter ATP-binding protein: MNSIEVKNLTKKFGKFVSVDSISFNVEQGEIFGFLGANGAGKSTTIRMLCGILEPTGGDALVGGYSIKNEPDKVKTQIGYMSQKFSLYNDLTVEENINFFGGVYGLYNDKLRERKKWVLKVADLEGREKTITGSLPGGIKQRLALGTAVIHEPKIVFLDEPTSGVDPISRRNFWDLINELSSHGITVFVTTHYLEEAEFCNNIILINAGKLIAEGSSKELKTNYLSNTILEIECERTVQAMEILEKEDFVDEVSIFGNNMHIAVNSKYTGEDEIRRILGEKNSIPVKRIDRIVPTLEDVFIHLLEKDKK, encoded by the coding sequence ATGAATTCAATAGAGGTTAAAAACCTGACAAAAAAGTTCGGGAAGTTTGTTTCAGTCGACAGCATTTCCTTTAACGTTGAGCAGGGAGAGATCTTCGGCTTCCTGGGTGCAAACGGCGCGGGAAAGTCGACTACGATAAGAATGCTTTGCGGCATACTGGAGCCCACGGGCGGCGACGCGCTTGTCGGGGGCTACAGCATCAAGAATGAGCCCGACAAGGTAAAGACGCAGATAGGCTACATGTCGCAGAAGTTTTCCCTTTACAACGATCTTACAGTTGAAGAGAACATAAATTTTTTCGGCGGTGTCTACGGGCTCTATAATGACAAGCTCAGGGAAAGAAAAAAATGGGTCTTAAAGGTTGCGGACCTGGAAGGGCGGGAGAAGACAATTACGGGCTCGCTTCCAGGCGGAATCAAGCAGCGCCTGGCACTTGGTACTGCGGTAATACATGAGCCCAAGATAGTTTTTCTGGATGAACCGACCTCAGGCGTTGATCCTATTTCAAGAAGGAATTTCTGGGACTTAATAAATGAGCTTTCCTCGCACGGAATTACCGTATTTGTAACCACACACTATCTGGAAGAGGCTGAATTCTGCAACAACATCATACTCATTAATGCCGGGAAGCTTATTGCCGAAGGGAGTTCGAAGGAGCTTAAGACAAATTACCTTTCAAACACCATTCTCGAGATTGAGTGTGAGCGTACGGTTCAGGCCATGGAGATCCTCGAGAAAGAGGACTTTGTGGATGAGGTTTCAATTTTCGGAAACAACATGCACATAGCAGTCAACAGCAAATACACGGGAGAGGATGAGATAAGGCGGATTCTCGGGGAGAAAAACTCAATCCCGGTTAAAAGAATAGACAGGATTGTTCCTACTCTTGAGGATGTATTTATTCACCTTTTGGAGAAGGATAAAAAATAA
- a CDS encoding response regulator transcription factor: MPNPNSIRIVVADDHSLFRSGIISLLEDAAEIFVVGEATDGGDLYEKYFELKPDVILVDISMPGVTGIEALKKILARDPSAKALFLSMHEGEEYVYHILKSGGKGLISKNVMKGELVYAIKTVYSGKKYFGAYWTEERLEELREKYSGGDGGGISVQLAEASLTQREIEILRLIGEGYTSNEIASKTGLSKRTVDTHRIHLMSKLGIKSLPELIKYAIQYMIQHRD; encoded by the coding sequence ATGCCTAACCCGAATAGTATAAGAATTGTTGTCGCCGATGATCATTCCCTTTTCCGCAGCGGTATAATCAGCCTCCTGGAAGATGCGGCAGAGATATTTGTGGTTGGCGAGGCTACCGACGGCGGAGACCTCTATGAAAAGTACTTCGAGCTTAAGCCCGATGTTATACTGGTGGATATATCTATGCCCGGCGTGACGGGAATAGAAGCCCTGAAGAAAATCCTTGCCCGCGACCCTTCGGCAAAAGCCCTCTTCCTTTCAATGCACGAGGGAGAAGAATACGTCTACCACATTCTCAAGTCGGGCGGAAAAGGACTCATCAGCAAAAATGTCATGAAGGGTGAACTGGTCTACGCCATTAAAACAGTCTATAGCGGAAAGAAATATTTCGGCGCTTACTGGACTGAGGAAAGACTGGAAGAGCTCAGAGAGAAGTATTCCGGCGGCGACGGAGGCGGCATAAGCGTTCAGCTTGCCGAGGCCTCCTTGACACAAAGGGAAATTGAGATCCTAAGGCTTATCGGCGAGGGCTACACCAGCAACGAGATTGCCTCTAAGACAGGCCTCAGCAAAAGAACCGTCGACACGCACAGGATTCACCTTATGAGCAAACTCGGCATCAAAAGCCTGCCCGAACTCATAAAATATGCAATTCAGTACATGATTCAGCACAGAGATTAG